From a single Notolabrus celidotus isolate fNotCel1 chromosome 7, fNotCel1.pri, whole genome shotgun sequence genomic region:
- the akt3b gene encoding RAC-gamma serine/threonine-protein kinase, which translates to MSDQNVVKEGWVQKRGEYIKNWRPRYFLLKSDGSFIGYKDKPQDSDLAYPLNNFSVAKCQLMKTERPKPNTFIIRCLQWTTVIERTFHVDTPDERDEWAEAIQMVAESLAKQEEEGILCSPTSQIEIVNEEEMDTSISHYKRKTMNDFDYLKLLGKGTFGKVILVREKASGTYYAMKILKKEVIIAKDEVAHTLTESRVLKNTRHPFLTSLKYSFQTKDRLCFVMEYVNGGELFFHLSRERVFSEDRTRFYGAEIVSALDYLHSAKIVYRDLKLENLMLDKDGHIKITDFGLCKEGITDTATMKTFCGTPEYLAPEVLEDNDYGRAVDWWGLGVVTYEMMCGRLPFYNQDHEKLFELILMEEIKFPRTLSADAKSLLSGLLIKDPNKRLGGGPDDAKEIMRHSFFGTVDWQDVYDKKLVPPFQPQVSSETDTRYFDEEFTAQTITITPPEKYDEDGMDAADNERRPHFPQFSYSASGRE; encoded by the exons ATGAGCGACCAGAACGTCGTCAAGGAAGGCTGGGTGCAGAAAAGAG GTGAGTACATCAAGAACTGGCGACCGCGTTACTTCCTCCTGAAGTCAGACGGCTCTTTCATCGGCTACAAGGACAAACCGCAGGACTCTGACCTGGCCTACCCGCTCAACAACTTCTCTGTAGCAA AATGTCAGCTGATGAAGACGGAGAGGCCCAAGCCGAACACCTTCATCATCCGCTGTTTACAGTGGACCACCGTCATCGAGAGGACTTTCCACGTGGACACTCCTGACGAGAG GGACGAGTGGGCCGAGGCCATCCAGATGGTAGCGGAGTCTCTGGccaaacaggaggaggagggcatcCTGTGCAGCCCCACCTCCCAGATCGAGATCGTCAACGAGGAGGAGATGGACACCTCCATCAGCCACTACAAACGGAAG ACAATGAATGACTTTGACTATCTGAAGCTGCTGGGCAAAGGCACGTTTGGGAAAGTCATTCTGGTGAGGGAGAAGGCGAGCGGCACGTACTACGCCATGAAGATTCTGAAGAAGGAAGTCATCATAGCCAAG GATGAAGTTGCTCACACGCTCACAGAAAGTAGGGTATTAAAAAACACTCGGCATCCATTCCTAACT TCTCTGAAGTACTCGTTCCAGACGAAGGACCGGCTGTGCTTCGTGATGGAGTACGTCAacggaggagag ctgtttttccATTTGTCGAGAGAAAGAGTTTTTTCAGAGGACCGGACCCGTTTCTACGGCGCTGAGATCGTCTCTGCTCTAGACTACCTACATTCTGCGAAGATCGTGTACCGAGATCTGAAG CTGGAGAACCTCATGTTGGACAAAGACGGACACATTAAGATCACAGACTTTGGCCTCTGCAAAGAAGGCATCACCGACACTGCCACCATGAAGACCTTCTGTGGGACACCCGAGTACCTGGCTCCTGAG GTGCTGGAGGACAACGACTACGGGCGGGCGGTGGACTGGTGGGGTCTGGGCGTGGTGACGTACGAGATGATGTGCGGCCGCCTGCCGTTCTACAACCAGGACCACGAGAAGCTGTTTGAGCTCATCCTCATGGAGGAGATCAAGTTCCCCAGAACCCTGTCGGCCGACGCCAAGTCGCTGCTGTCGGGTCTGCTCATCAAGGACCCCAACAAacg GCTGGGCGGCGGACCGGATGACGCTAAGGAGATCATGCGACACAGTTTCTTTGGCACGGTCGACTGGCAGGACGTCTACGACAAGAAG CTGGTCCCTCCGTTCCAGCCACAGGTCAgctcagagacagacacacgcTACTTCGACGAGGAGTTCACAGCAcagaccatcaccatcacccCGCCGGAAAAAT ATGACGAGGACGGGATGGACGCGGCGGACAACGAGCGAAGGCCTCATTTCCCACAGTTCTCCTACTCGGCCAGCGGGCGGGAGTGA